The following coding sequences are from one Paenibacillus tundrae window:
- a CDS encoding Imm63 family immunity protein, which produces MSHLLNKQEIADALAELLKHTSLPPDQLAGNINRLFEAFKWEGVPYVEVGKTAYIVTIYERGMPMLKKRLKQTDEVLYWLLEDIIFTIAHVELMKRHGVDNVHTHLKYTEAVYAELNSDVKEAFQQIGGVYLHWHESGKRRELEQS; this is translated from the coding sequence ATGTCACATTTGCTGAACAAACAAGAAATTGCAGATGCACTAGCTGAACTACTCAAGCATACATCTTTACCTCCGGATCAGTTAGCGGGCAATATTAATCGTTTATTTGAGGCGTTTAAATGGGAGGGTGTGCCTTATGTAGAAGTGGGCAAAACCGCCTATATAGTTACAATCTATGAGCGGGGAATGCCTATGTTGAAGAAGCGATTGAAGCAAACAGACGAAGTTCTATACTGGTTACTGGAAGATATTATTTTTACGATTGCGCATGTTGAACTTATGAAACGGCATGGAGTTGACAATGTACATACACATTTGAAGTACACGGAGGCTGTCTATGCAGAACTGAACTCGGATGTTAAGGAGGCTTTCCAACAGATTGGTGGAGTATATCTACATTGGCACGAGAGTGGCAAGAGGCGGGAACTTGAACAGAGCTGA
- a CDS encoding protein adenylyltransferase SelO, with protein sequence MPTAKLATGWNFDNSYAQLPQTFYTKQGAGPVQSPHLIIFNDTVARELGLNTEELNSDAGAAIFAGNLTPEGAEPLAQAYAGHQFGNFNMLGDGRALLLGEQITPEGERVDIQLKGSGRTPYSRGGDGRAAVGPMVREYIISEAMHALGIPTTRILAVVSTGEAIIRETERPGAILTRVASSHVRVGTFQYAARWGTVEELRALADYTLERHYSDIKLDEHRYRSLLEEVIKRQASLVAQWQLVGFIHGVMNTDNMTLSGETIDYGPCAFMDVYKPGTVFSSIDTQGRYAYGNQPYIAGWNLTRLAESLLPLLHEDEDQAVQIAQDAISQYSDLYHQAWLSGMRAKLGLFNAEPEDETLVKDLLETLEKAGADYTNTFLDLTFDKTHPSNLADLDPFKEWHTHWQTRLERQPQSREEARQLMSNHNPAVIPRNHRVEEALDRAENHGDLSLVEKLVEVLSNPFDHSIERSEYTEVPATCDSSYRTFCGT encoded by the coding sequence ATGCCAACAGCAAAGCTTGCGACAGGCTGGAATTTTGATAACAGTTATGCACAATTACCACAGACGTTTTATACGAAGCAGGGAGCGGGGCCTGTGCAGTCCCCTCACTTGATCATTTTTAATGATACAGTTGCAAGGGAACTTGGTTTAAATACAGAAGAGCTGAACAGTGATGCAGGGGCGGCTATTTTTGCTGGCAACCTCACACCCGAAGGGGCTGAGCCCTTGGCTCAAGCGTATGCAGGTCATCAATTTGGAAATTTCAATATGCTGGGGGATGGACGTGCATTACTTCTAGGTGAACAGATTACCCCAGAAGGGGAACGCGTAGATATTCAATTAAAAGGATCTGGGAGAACGCCATATTCTCGCGGAGGGGATGGACGTGCGGCTGTTGGGCCGATGGTTCGTGAATATATTATTAGTGAAGCCATGCACGCCTTAGGCATTCCTACAACGCGAATTCTCGCTGTTGTTTCAACAGGAGAAGCCATCATTCGCGAAACGGAGCGGCCAGGGGCTATACTAACCCGTGTGGCTTCCAGTCATGTGCGTGTAGGTACATTCCAGTATGCAGCAAGGTGGGGAACGGTAGAGGAATTGCGGGCTTTGGCGGACTACACGCTGGAGCGTCACTATTCGGACATCAAACTGGATGAGCACCGCTACCGCTCTCTGCTTGAAGAAGTAATCAAACGCCAGGCATCGCTGGTGGCTCAGTGGCAACTGGTTGGTTTTATACACGGGGTCATGAACACGGATAATATGACGTTAAGCGGCGAGACGATCGATTATGGGCCATGTGCTTTTATGGATGTATACAAACCAGGAACTGTGTTCAGCTCAATAGATACTCAGGGGCGGTATGCTTATGGCAATCAGCCTTACATTGCGGGATGGAACCTAACGCGCTTAGCAGAGTCTCTATTGCCGTTATTACATGAGGATGAGGATCAAGCTGTGCAAATTGCCCAGGATGCCATCTCCCAATACTCTGACTTGTATCATCAAGCGTGGTTGTCTGGCATGAGAGCCAAACTTGGATTGTTTAATGCGGAGCCTGAGGACGAAACATTGGTGAAGGATCTCTTGGAAACGCTGGAGAAGGCCGGAGCAGATTATACCAATACCTTCTTGGATCTAACTTTCGATAAGACTCATCCTTCTAATCTCGCTGACCTTGATCCATTCAAGGAGTGGCATACACACTGGCAGACAAGGTTGGAGAGACAGCCTCAATCCAGAGAAGAAGCACGACAACTGATGAGCAATCATAATCCAGCGGTCATTCCACGGAATCATCGAGTAGAGGAAGCGCTGGATCGTGCGGAAAATCATGGGGATCTTAGTTTGGTAGAGAAACTAGTTGAGGTGCTGTCAAATCCATTCGACCATTCGATTGAACGTTCAGAGTACACCGAAGTCCCTGCCACATGTGACTCATCTTATCGAACATTCTGCGGTACTTAA
- a CDS encoding Dabb family protein yields the protein MFEHLVIFKFNDQTTLAKQQEFVDQLLALKEKIPGILELTAGINQTEETDRIQGYTIGLRVTFEDQQALRAYGPHPAHQAFVASLNGWVENVIVSDYPLPLK from the coding sequence GTGTTCGAACATTTAGTTATTTTTAAGTTTAACGATCAGACCACACTGGCTAAGCAGCAGGAGTTTGTAGATCAATTGTTGGCACTAAAGGAGAAGATTCCGGGCATTCTTGAATTGACAGCAGGTATTAACCAAACGGAAGAGACAGACCGAATTCAAGGTTATACGATTGGATTAAGAGTAACCTTTGAAGATCAGCAGGCTTTGCGCGCCTACGGACCACATCCTGCTCATCAAGCATTCGTAGCTTCTCTTAATGGATGGGTTGAGAATGTTATCGTATCAGACTATCCGTTGCCCCTTAAATAA